The following coding sequences lie in one Bos taurus isolate L1 Dominette 01449 registration number 42190680 breed Hereford chromosome 28, ARS-UCD2.0, whole genome shotgun sequence genomic window:
- the TACR2 gene encoding substance-K receptor isoform X2, protein MGACVVMTDINISSGLDSNATGITAFSMPGWQLALWTAAYLALVLVAVMGNATVIWIILAHQRMRTVTNYFIVNLALADLCMAAFNAAFNFVYASHNIWYFGRAFCYFQNLFPITAMFVSIYSMTAIAADRYMAIVHPFQPRLSAPGTRAVIAGIWLVALALAFPQCFYSTITTDEGATKCVVAWPEDSGGKMLLLYHLIVIALIYFLPLVVMFVAYSVIGLTLWRRSVPGHQAHGANLRHLQAKKKFVKTMVLVVVTFAICWLPYHLYFILGTFQEDIYCHKFIQQVYLALFWLAMSSTMYNPIIYCCLNHRFRSGFRLAFRCCPWVTPTEEDKMELTYTPSLSTRVNRGSSRPRDQTCVSCIDTQILYH, encoded by the exons ATGGGGGCCTGTGTCGTGATGACCGATATCAACATCTCGTCTGGCCTTGACAGCAATGCCACAGGCATCACAGCCTTCTCCATGCCCGGCTGGCAGCTGGCActgtggaccgcagcctaccTGGCCCTGGTGCTGGTGGCTGTGATGGGCAATGCCACAGTCATCTGGATCATTCTGGCCCATCAGAGGATGCGCACGGTGACCAACTACTTCATCGTCAACCTGGCCCTGGCCGACCTCTGCATGGCTGCCTTCAACGCTGCCTTCAACTTCGTCTACGCCAGCCACAACATCTGGTACTTTGGCCGTGCCTTCTGCTACTTCCAAAACCTCTTCCCCATCACAGCCATGTTCGTCAGTATCTACTCCATGACTGCCATTGCTGCTGACAG GTACATGGCCATCGTCCACCCCTTCCAGCCCCGGCTCTCAGCTCCTGGCACCAGAGCGGTCATTGCTGGCATCTGGCTGGTGGCCCTGGCCCTCGCCTTCCCCCAGTGCTTCTATTCCACCATCACCACGGATGAGGGTGCCACCAAGTGCGTGGTGGCCTGGCCTGAAGACAGCGGTGGCAAGATGCTCCTTTT GTACCACCTCATAGTGATCGCCCTCATTTACTTCCTGCCTCTCGTGGTGATGTTCGTCGCCTACAGTGTCATCGGACTCACGCTCTGGAGACGCTCTGTCCCGGGGCACCAGGCTCATGGTGCCAACTTGCGCCACCTGCAGGCCAAGAAGAAG TTCGTGAAGAccatggtgctggtggtggtgacgTTTGCCATCTGCTGGCTGCCCTACCACCTCTACTTCATCCTGGGCACCTTCCAGGAGGACATCTACTGCCACAAGTTCATCCAGCAGGTCTACCTGGCGCTCTTCTGGCTGGCCATGAGCTCCACCATGTACAATCCCATCATTTACTGCTGCCTCAACCACAG GTTTCGCTCTGGATTCCGGCTTGCTTTCCGTTGCTGTCCATGGGTCACACCAACCGAGGAGGACAAGATGGAGCTGACCTACACTCCATCCCTCTCCACGAGGGTCAACAG gggatcttcccgacccagggatcaaacctgtgtctcctgcattgacacgcagattctttaccactga
- the TACR2 gene encoding substance-K receptor, whose amino-acid sequence MGACVVMTDINISSGLDSNATGITAFSMPGWQLALWTAAYLALVLVAVMGNATVIWIILAHQRMRTVTNYFIVNLALADLCMAAFNAAFNFVYASHNIWYFGRAFCYFQNLFPITAMFVSIYSMTAIAADRYMAIVHPFQPRLSAPGTRAVIAGIWLVALALAFPQCFYSTITTDEGATKCVVAWPEDSGGKMLLLYHLIVIALIYFLPLVVMFVAYSVIGLTLWRRSVPGHQAHGANLRHLQAKKKFVKTMVLVVVTFAICWLPYHLYFILGTFQEDIYCHKFIQQVYLALFWLAMSSTMYNPIIYCCLNHRFRSGFRLAFRCCPWVTPTEEDKMELTYTPSLSTRVNRCHTKEIFFMSGDVAPSEAVNGQAESPQAGVSTEP is encoded by the exons ATGGGGGCCTGTGTCGTGATGACCGATATCAACATCTCGTCTGGCCTTGACAGCAATGCCACAGGCATCACAGCCTTCTCCATGCCCGGCTGGCAGCTGGCActgtggaccgcagcctaccTGGCCCTGGTGCTGGTGGCTGTGATGGGCAATGCCACAGTCATCTGGATCATTCTGGCCCATCAGAGGATGCGCACGGTGACCAACTACTTCATCGTCAACCTGGCCCTGGCCGACCTCTGCATGGCTGCCTTCAACGCTGCCTTCAACTTCGTCTACGCCAGCCACAACATCTGGTACTTTGGCCGTGCCTTCTGCTACTTCCAAAACCTCTTCCCCATCACAGCCATGTTCGTCAGTATCTACTCCATGACTGCCATTGCTGCTGACAG GTACATGGCCATCGTCCACCCCTTCCAGCCCCGGCTCTCAGCTCCTGGCACCAGAGCGGTCATTGCTGGCATCTGGCTGGTGGCCCTGGCCCTCGCCTTCCCCCAGTGCTTCTATTCCACCATCACCACGGATGAGGGTGCCACCAAGTGCGTGGTGGCCTGGCCTGAAGACAGCGGTGGCAAGATGCTCCTTTT GTACCACCTCATAGTGATCGCCCTCATTTACTTCCTGCCTCTCGTGGTGATGTTCGTCGCCTACAGTGTCATCGGACTCACGCTCTGGAGACGCTCTGTCCCGGGGCACCAGGCTCATGGTGCCAACTTGCGCCACCTGCAGGCCAAGAAGAAG TTCGTGAAGAccatggtgctggtggtggtgacgTTTGCCATCTGCTGGCTGCCCTACCACCTCTACTTCATCCTGGGCACCTTCCAGGAGGACATCTACTGCCACAAGTTCATCCAGCAGGTCTACCTGGCGCTCTTCTGGCTGGCCATGAGCTCCACCATGTACAATCCCATCATTTACTGCTGCCTCAACCACAG GTTTCGCTCTGGATTCCGGCTTGCTTTCCGTTGCTGTCCATGGGTCACACCAACCGAGGAGGACAAGATGGAGCTGACCTACACTCCATCCCTCTCCACGAGGGTCAACAGGTGTCACactaaagagatttttttcatgTCTGGGGATGTGGCCCCCTCTGAGGCTGTCAACGGGCAGGCTGAAAGCCCCCAGGCTGGAGTGTCTACTGAACCCTAA
- the TACR2 gene encoding substance-K receptor isoform X3, with amino-acid sequence MGACVVMTDINISSGLDSNATGITAFSMPGWQLALWTAAYLALVLVAVMGNATVIWIILAHQRMRTVTNYFIVNLALADLCMAAFNAAFNFVYASHNIWYFGRAFCYFQNLFPITAMFVSIYSMTAIAADRYMAIVHPFQPRLSAPGTRAVIAGIWLVALALAFPQCFYSTITTDEGATKCVVAWPEDSGGKMLLLYHLIVIALIYFLPLVVMFVAYSVIGLTLWRRSVPGHQAHGANLRHLQAKKKFVKTMVLVVVTFAICWLPYHLYFILGTFQEDIYCHKFIQQVYLALFWLAMSSTMYNPIIYCCLNHRFRSGFRLAFRCCPWVTPTEEDKMELTYTPSLSTRVNRFFTTESPGKPS; translated from the exons ATGGGGGCCTGTGTCGTGATGACCGATATCAACATCTCGTCTGGCCTTGACAGCAATGCCACAGGCATCACAGCCTTCTCCATGCCCGGCTGGCAGCTGGCActgtggaccgcagcctaccTGGCCCTGGTGCTGGTGGCTGTGATGGGCAATGCCACAGTCATCTGGATCATTCTGGCCCATCAGAGGATGCGCACGGTGACCAACTACTTCATCGTCAACCTGGCCCTGGCCGACCTCTGCATGGCTGCCTTCAACGCTGCCTTCAACTTCGTCTACGCCAGCCACAACATCTGGTACTTTGGCCGTGCCTTCTGCTACTTCCAAAACCTCTTCCCCATCACAGCCATGTTCGTCAGTATCTACTCCATGACTGCCATTGCTGCTGACAG GTACATGGCCATCGTCCACCCCTTCCAGCCCCGGCTCTCAGCTCCTGGCACCAGAGCGGTCATTGCTGGCATCTGGCTGGTGGCCCTGGCCCTCGCCTTCCCCCAGTGCTTCTATTCCACCATCACCACGGATGAGGGTGCCACCAAGTGCGTGGTGGCCTGGCCTGAAGACAGCGGTGGCAAGATGCTCCTTTT GTACCACCTCATAGTGATCGCCCTCATTTACTTCCTGCCTCTCGTGGTGATGTTCGTCGCCTACAGTGTCATCGGACTCACGCTCTGGAGACGCTCTGTCCCGGGGCACCAGGCTCATGGTGCCAACTTGCGCCACCTGCAGGCCAAGAAGAAG TTCGTGAAGAccatggtgctggtggtggtgacgTTTGCCATCTGCTGGCTGCCCTACCACCTCTACTTCATCCTGGGCACCTTCCAGGAGGACATCTACTGCCACAAGTTCATCCAGCAGGTCTACCTGGCGCTCTTCTGGCTGGCCATGAGCTCCACCATGTACAATCCCATCATTTACTGCTGCCTCAACCACAG GTTTCGCTCTGGATTCCGGCTTGCTTTCCGTTGCTGTCCATGGGTCACACCAACCGAGGAGGACAAGATGGAGCTGACCTACACTCCATCCCTCTCCACGAGGGTCAACAG attctttaccactgagtcacctgggaagccctcataa